One Nitrospira sp. DNA window includes the following coding sequences:
- a CDS encoding Flagellar hook-associated protein FlgL — translation MRVADQQIYGTLLGNLQRSRSQILTAQDQISSQRKVSTPSDDPSAFGQIVLDKSALSQTTQWIRNVDFGTARVDAADQALSQVQNLITRVRELTIQGSSDTTSAEGRRTIAKEVRQLQRQLVQLGNTEVAGQAIFAGTKTDVNPFTITSGDTVAYQGNNESQSIAVGENQTVQILVPGSSIFTGSSTNIFDSLRDLLTALESNDRNGIQAGLGNLDLATAQISDAQGTVGALANRLQVTHDALDTATLTISKAISDNQDADLAKAIAQLSLQQVSVQAASQAFARIFDTSLLNYLR, via the coding sequence ATGAGAGTGGCCGATCAGCAAATCTATGGAACCTTGCTCGGTAATCTCCAACGTTCCCGATCGCAAATCCTGACCGCGCAGGACCAGATTTCCAGCCAACGGAAAGTCTCCACCCCTTCAGACGATCCGAGCGCCTTCGGACAGATCGTGCTCGATAAGTCGGCGCTGTCTCAGACCACTCAATGGATCCGGAATGTGGATTTCGGCACGGCCAGGGTTGATGCGGCAGACCAGGCATTGAGCCAGGTGCAAAACCTGATTACGAGGGTGCGTGAATTGACCATTCAGGGAAGCAGCGACACGACATCCGCCGAAGGCCGCCGGACCATCGCCAAGGAAGTGAGGCAGCTCCAACGCCAGCTTGTCCAGCTGGGGAATACCGAAGTGGCGGGGCAGGCGATCTTTGCCGGAACCAAAACGGACGTCAACCCGTTCACGATTACTTCAGGGGATACCGTCGCCTATCAGGGCAACAATGAATCGCAATCGATCGCGGTCGGCGAAAATCAGACGGTCCAGATCCTCGTGCCGGGAAGCAGCATCTTTACCGGGTCGAGCACCAATATTTTCGATTCTCTTCGCGACCTCCTGACGGCCCTAGAGAGTAATGACCGCAACGGCATTCAGGCGGGCCTTGGGAATCTCGATCTGGCCACGGCCCAGATCAGCGACGCCCAGGGCACGGTCGGAGCCTTGGCCAATCGGCTGCAAGTCACGCACGACGCTTTGGATACGGCCACATTGACCATTTCAAAGGCCATTTCCGACAACCAGGATGCGGATCTGGCGAAGGCCATCGCTCAGCTCAGTCTGCAGCAAGTGTCGGTGCAGGCCGCCAGTCAGGCATTTGCCAGAATTTTCGATACGTCATTGCTCAACTATCTCCGCTGA
- a CDS encoding Sensory box histidine kinase/response regulator: protein MNRTPHSRSIQPKDPNGLPLPTELSALLWDAMPLGICLLTADQKILFANRAAGRLLGRLPCDCTGKILSDLVGHGFDPSESLRSTGIWNLSGTAAAPADDVATDEQAAQPAETFLEWQQLRLSGIAGVATLVTLRDVSREFELEKDRNRLAAVAEESPSPIVELDRDGNILYVNPAMVEVLCRFGYADSGKPDILPDNLPALVSTCLQEARPLTSQEVIRGDACYSWTLCPVPSHGLVRAYAIDLSEVYATHRALNDTADHLRESNRQLDQALQQAQAATRVKSSFLATISHELRTPMNGVIGMASLLLDTPLAEEQRSFVQTIQQCGEAQLCLINDVLECSKIEAGKLELESLDFHLRTTVEDVLSQFAERAQTKGLEITGLVHAAVPNALRGDPGRLRQVLTNFVGNAIKFTERGEVTLQAFLESDSPSGVTIKFEITDSGIGISEDVQARLFQPFTQADSSTTRKYGGTGLGLAISKQLVELMGGQVGLRSKPGQGTTFWCTATFQKQPVCSPAIVPSAELSGRRVLIVDDNESNRTILHHLVSGWGMQDDQAQNADEALQMLAQAAEKGRPYDVAVLDMLMPGKDGLQLAQDIKAHPQGTAVRLVVLTSLIQPGHAERARRAGFDGYLTKPVRHDQLQGCLRVVFGLQQAAVAGGTGTGTATGVAPALITRHTLAEQRARPRILVAEDNLVNQKLAVRMLERLGYQPDVVSNGCEALTAFGRETYAAIVMDCQMPVMDGYEATRCIREREQQPDSSRNGAHIPIIALTANAMQGDRERCKAAGMDDYLSKPVKTEDLGRILQRWVPSSIPEGPAAPAPVREIRKTDAGIFDANKMLSNIGGDVELFEQLIRLFLDRHHAMLRDIETAVGQGDSVTLERAAHSMKGTAGNLCAPDVVLLAGQLEAIGRLGTLADAPGLLSQLERKVQQLVDLLKRQTNQA, encoded by the coding sequence ATGAACCGCACGCCCCATTCACGTTCCATCCAACCCAAAGATCCGAACGGACTTCCCCTGCCCACAGAACTCTCTGCCCTGTTGTGGGACGCCATGCCCCTCGGCATCTGTCTGTTGACAGCCGACCAGAAGATCCTCTTCGCCAACCGTGCAGCCGGCCGCCTCCTAGGTCGGTTGCCGTGCGACTGCACGGGAAAGATACTGTCCGACTTGGTGGGGCATGGTTTCGATCCGAGCGAGTCGCTTCGATCCACCGGCATCTGGAACCTGTCAGGAACGGCGGCCGCGCCTGCCGACGACGTTGCAACGGATGAGCAAGCGGCACAACCGGCGGAGACCTTTCTCGAATGGCAGCAACTCCGCCTGTCCGGAATTGCCGGGGTCGCCACCCTGGTGACGCTTCGCGATGTGTCGCGCGAATTCGAGTTGGAGAAGGACCGCAACCGTCTGGCCGCGGTGGCGGAAGAAAGCCCGTCCCCGATCGTCGAGCTCGACCGTGACGGCAACATCTTGTATGTGAACCCGGCTATGGTGGAAGTCCTGTGCCGCTTCGGCTATGCCGACAGCGGCAAGCCGGACATTCTTCCGGACAACCTCCCCGCACTGGTCTCCACCTGCCTGCAGGAGGCACGGCCGTTGACCTCCCAGGAAGTCATACGGGGCGACGCCTGTTACAGCTGGACCCTGTGCCCGGTCCCCAGCCATGGTCTGGTACGGGCCTACGCCATCGACCTCAGTGAAGTGTACGCGACCCATCGGGCGCTCAACGACACGGCCGATCACCTCCGCGAAAGCAACCGCCAGCTGGATCAAGCCCTCCAGCAGGCGCAGGCGGCGACCCGCGTCAAGTCGAGCTTCCTGGCCACGATCAGTCACGAACTGCGCACACCCATGAACGGTGTCATCGGCATGGCCAGCCTGCTCCTGGATACTCCCCTGGCCGAAGAACAACGCTCCTTCGTGCAAACGATCCAGCAATGCGGAGAAGCCCAACTCTGCCTTATCAACGACGTGCTCGAATGCAGCAAGATCGAAGCCGGCAAACTGGAACTGGAGAGCCTGGACTTTCACCTCCGCACCACGGTGGAAGACGTCTTGTCTCAGTTCGCGGAACGCGCGCAGACAAAGGGGTTGGAGATCACCGGTCTGGTGCATGCCGCCGTGCCGAATGCCCTGCGCGGAGACCCAGGCCGCCTGCGGCAGGTCCTGACGAATTTCGTCGGCAATGCGATCAAGTTCACCGAACGAGGCGAAGTCACCCTCCAGGCGTTTCTGGAGAGCGACTCCCCGTCCGGCGTAACCATCAAGTTCGAAATCACCGATTCAGGGATCGGGATCAGCGAGGACGTGCAGGCGCGCCTGTTTCAGCCCTTCACGCAAGCCGACAGTTCCACGACCAGAAAATACGGCGGCACGGGGCTCGGCCTGGCCATTTCCAAACAGCTGGTCGAACTGATGGGAGGGCAGGTCGGGTTGCGGAGCAAACCGGGTCAAGGCACCACGTTCTGGTGCACGGCGACGTTTCAAAAGCAGCCGGTCTGCTCGCCGGCGATCGTGCCCTCGGCCGAGTTGAGCGGACGGCGGGTCTTGATCGTCGACGACAATGAATCCAACCGCACGATCCTGCACCACTTGGTGTCCGGTTGGGGCATGCAGGACGACCAGGCGCAGAATGCCGACGAGGCCTTGCAGATGCTGGCTCAGGCTGCCGAGAAGGGTCGGCCGTACGATGTGGCCGTGCTCGACATGTTGATGCCGGGCAAAGACGGTCTCCAGTTGGCCCAGGACATCAAGGCGCACCCTCAGGGAACCGCGGTTCGATTGGTCGTCCTCACCTCATTGATTCAGCCAGGCCATGCCGAACGAGCGCGTCGCGCCGGCTTCGACGGGTACCTCACCAAACCGGTTCGCCATGATCAGCTTCAAGGGTGCCTTCGCGTGGTGTTCGGATTGCAGCAAGCGGCTGTGGCCGGCGGCACCGGAACAGGAACGGCTACGGGGGTTGCACCGGCGCTCATCACTCGCCATACCTTGGCCGAACAGCGTGCGCGCCCACGTATTCTGGTGGCAGAAGACAATCTGGTGAATCAGAAGCTCGCGGTCCGGATGCTCGAGCGCTTGGGATATCAACCGGATGTCGTTTCCAACGGCTGCGAAGCGCTGACGGCCTTCGGGCGTGAAACCTATGCGGCGATCGTCATGGATTGCCAGATGCCGGTGATGGACGGGTATGAAGCCACGCGTTGCATTCGTGAGAGAGAACAGCAGCCCGACTCATCCCGGAATGGCGCCCACATTCCCATCATCGCCTTGACGGCCAATGCCATGCAGGGCGACCGTGAACGGTGCAAGGCCGCCGGGATGGACGATTATCTTTCCAAGCCGGTGAAGACGGAGGATCTCGGACGTATTCTTCAGCGATGGGTTCCCTCGTCGATTCCCGAGGGACCTGCCGCCCCCGCGCCGGTGCGGGAGATACGCAAGACCGATGCGGGCATTTTTGATGCGAACAAGATGCTGTCCAATATCGGCGGAGATGTCGAACTCTTCGAACAATTGATCCGCCTGTTTCTGGATCGTCACCACGCGATGCTGCGGGACATCGAGACCGCTGTCGGCCAAGGCGACAGCGTGACGCTCGAACGTGCGGCCCATAGCATGAAAGGCACGGCGGGAAACCTCTGCGCACCGGATGTGGTCTTGCTCGCCGGCCAGTTGGAAGCGATCGGACGCCTGGGAACCTTGGCGGACGCTCCGGGACTGCTCAGCCAGCTTGAGCGCAAAGTCCAACAGTTGGTTGACCTGTTGAAACGCCAGACCAACCAGGCCTGA
- a CDS encoding Carbon storage regulator, with protein MLVLTRRRGEGVTIGPDVRIVVLGIKGGQVRLGIEAPPKVEVHRDEVHARIQEENRMAAGPGVIPLEAFRQLSNKTGRRGA; from the coding sequence ATGTTGGTGTTAACGCGACGCCGGGGAGAAGGCGTCACCATCGGTCCCGATGTCCGCATCGTGGTGCTCGGCATCAAAGGCGGGCAGGTGAGGCTGGGAATCGAAGCGCCGCCCAAGGTGGAGGTGCATCGGGATGAAGTCCATGCGAGGATTCAAGAAGAGAATCGAATGGCGGCGGGACCGGGCGTCATTCCTCTGGAAGCCTTCCGGCAGTTGTCGAACAAGACCGGCCGGCGCGGAGCCTGA
- a CDS encoding Flagellar assembly factor FliW, which translates to MKCRTTRFGTFEVKDETLLVFPSGILGFPEWTRYVLLDHDTDAPFKWLQCVEEPQLAFVVLDPAFFKPDYQIQIPADALSEIQKQANDELSVVTILTIPSHDPGAVTANLRGPLVMNHRTRLCKQLVLSEELPTRYPLFADSTARTPSTDLPLHATAC; encoded by the coding sequence ATGAAGTGTCGGACGACCAGGTTCGGGACGTTCGAGGTGAAAGACGAGACCCTGCTGGTGTTTCCTTCCGGCATCCTCGGTTTTCCGGAATGGACCAGATACGTACTGCTCGACCACGATACGGACGCCCCCTTCAAATGGCTGCAGTGTGTGGAGGAGCCTCAGCTGGCGTTCGTCGTGCTGGACCCGGCCTTCTTCAAACCCGACTATCAGATCCAGATTCCCGCGGACGCCTTGAGCGAAATTCAAAAACAGGCGAACGACGAGCTCTCCGTCGTCACGATTCTGACAATTCCGTCGCACGATCCAGGTGCCGTGACGGCGAATCTACGCGGTCCGCTGGTCATGAATCATCGGACCAGGCTCTGCAAGCAGTTGGTCCTTTCCGAGGAACTCCCGACCCGCTATCCCCTCTTTGCCGATTCTACGGCGCGAACTCCTTCTACCGACCTTCCGCTCCACGCGACAGCCTGTTGA
- a CDS encoding DegT/DnrJ/EryC1/StrS aminotransferase, which yields MTAHIQNAGLNPRWCLAQDTIDRQDIDHLIEWLRTYPRLTKGAVTLDFERQWSKWLGRPYSVTCNSGSSANLLMYYALLRSGRLRNTNVIVPSVGWVTSIAPAIQFGMNPIMCEADPDTFGLDLNHLEDLLKRHEAHTVLLVQVLGVPHRMDELQALKDRYGFYLLEDACAAIGAEYRGKKVGAFGDMASFSFYFGHQMSTIEGGMVSTGDKRFADLLLMLRSHGWSKDLDPATHQELVSHYQVDDFHSPFVFYEPGFNLRSTDLNAFIGIEQLHKLDWMTGRRQANHDRYLQHLGTRFYTQQPPQGSKVASISFGLLADSMEQRRRIVHALVTEGIETRIFSAGNLGLHPFWVNRYGKAGFPVADRIHHCGFFLPNHASMNEQDVDHIARVVLEAA from the coding sequence ATGACAGCTCACATCCAGAATGCCGGATTGAATCCTCGATGGTGTCTCGCACAAGACACCATCGATCGACAGGATATCGATCACCTGATCGAGTGGCTACGGACCTACCCACGCCTCACGAAAGGGGCGGTGACCCTCGACTTCGAGCGCCAATGGTCGAAATGGCTGGGGCGGCCCTATTCGGTGACCTGCAATTCCGGCTCGTCGGCCAATCTGCTGATGTATTACGCCTTGCTCCGATCAGGCCGGTTGCGCAACACGAACGTCATCGTACCCAGCGTCGGGTGGGTCACCTCCATCGCTCCGGCGATCCAATTCGGCATGAACCCCATCATGTGCGAGGCGGATCCGGACACCTTCGGACTCGACCTCAACCATCTCGAAGACCTGTTGAAACGCCATGAGGCCCATACCGTTCTCCTGGTGCAGGTGCTCGGGGTTCCGCATCGCATGGATGAATTGCAGGCACTCAAGGATCGATATGGGTTCTATCTGCTCGAGGATGCCTGCGCGGCCATCGGGGCGGAATATCGGGGAAAGAAGGTGGGAGCTTTCGGCGACATGGCGAGCTTCTCCTTTTATTTCGGTCATCAGATGTCCACCATCGAAGGCGGCATGGTTTCGACCGGCGACAAACGGTTTGCGGATCTTCTCCTCATGTTGAGAAGCCATGGGTGGAGTAAAGACCTCGATCCGGCGACGCACCAAGAACTGGTCTCTCACTATCAGGTCGACGATTTTCATTCGCCCTTCGTGTTTTACGAACCGGGTTTCAACCTGCGCTCGACGGATCTCAATGCCTTCATCGGTATCGAACAACTCCACAAGCTCGACTGGATGACGGGCCGGCGGCAGGCGAATCACGATCGGTATCTGCAGCATCTCGGAACACGTTTTTATACTCAGCAGCCGCCGCAGGGCAGCAAGGTGGCCAGCATCTCCTTCGGCCTGCTCGCAGATTCGATGGAACAGCGGCGACGCATCGTCCACGCGCTCGTGACGGAAGGCATCGAGACACGCATTTTCTCCGCCGGCAATCTGGGGCTTCACCCCTTCTGGGTGAACCGTTACGGGAAGGCCGGTTTTCCTGTGGCCGACCGGATTCATCATTGCGGGTTCTTCCTGCCCAATCACGCCTCCATGAACGAGCAGGATGTGGATCACATCGCCCGCGTCGTTCTGGAGGCCGCATGA
- a CDS encoding D-glycero-alpha-D-manno-heptose 7-phosphate kinase produces MIISRTPFRISFFGGGTDYPVWFREHGGAVLATTIDKYCYITCRRLPPFFEHRTRIAYSRIEHVKNHDEIEHPAVRGVLKYLNISDGLEIHHDGDLPARTGLGSSSSFTVGLLHTLYALQHTMPSKAQLAQAAIHVEQDILREAVGCQDQTLAAHGGLCKVTFFQNGEIGYTPIVMRPERLASFQSHLQLYFTGFSRIASEVAREQIDRTKQCKPELFTMLQMVREGIAILTGERELAEFGALLHEAWMVKRRLTSRITTSAIDDIYTAAREAGALGGKLLGAGGGGFMLFFAKPEDHERIRLALPGLLQVPFKFEGLGTQIVFYQEDHLMLDDVWTQRSILAATKLKATLIGKAA; encoded by the coding sequence ATGATCATCAGCCGAACCCCCTTTCGCATTTCGTTCTTCGGCGGAGGCACCGACTATCCCGTGTGGTTTCGAGAACATGGGGGGGCCGTCCTGGCCACGACCATCGACAAGTATTGCTACATCACCTGCCGCCGCTTGCCGCCGTTTTTCGAACACAGGACACGCATCGCCTATTCACGGATCGAGCATGTGAAGAACCATGACGAGATCGAACATCCCGCCGTCCGCGGCGTGCTCAAGTATCTCAATATCAGCGACGGTCTGGAGATCCATCACGACGGGGATCTGCCTGCCCGCACGGGACTGGGGTCCAGTTCGTCGTTTACCGTGGGCCTGCTCCATACGTTGTACGCCTTGCAACACACCATGCCCAGCAAGGCCCAGCTCGCGCAGGCGGCGATCCATGTCGAACAGGACATTCTCCGGGAAGCAGTCGGATGCCAGGACCAGACCCTGGCGGCGCATGGCGGGCTCTGTAAGGTCACCTTCTTTCAGAACGGAGAGATCGGCTACACCCCGATCGTGATGAGGCCGGAGCGGCTCGCCTCGTTCCAGAGCCATCTGCAACTGTACTTCACGGGGTTTTCGAGAATCGCATCCGAAGTGGCCCGCGAGCAGATCGACCGTACGAAACAGTGCAAGCCAGAACTCTTCACCATGCTGCAGATGGTCCGGGAGGGCATCGCGATCCTCACCGGTGAGCGCGAGCTGGCTGAGTTCGGCGCTTTGCTCCATGAAGCCTGGATGGTGAAGCGCCGCCTGACGTCACGCATTACCACGTCGGCGATCGACGACATCTATACAGCTGCCAGGGAGGCAGGGGCATTGGGCGGAAAGTTGCTCGGCGCGGGGGGCGGGGGTTTCATGCTGTTCTTCGCCAAGCCCGAGGATCACGAACGCATCCGCCTGGCCTTGCCGGGTTTGTTGCAGGTTCCCTTCAAGTTCGAGGGGCTTGGGACGCAAATCGTGTTCTACCAGGAAGACCATCTCATGTTGGATGACGTGTGGACGCAGCGGTCGATACTGGCGGCCACGAAGTTGAAGGCAACCCTCATCGGAAAGGCAGCCTGA
- a CDS encoding UDP-glucose 4-epimerase: MTTTSAHVLVTGGAGYIGSVLSKRLLEQNYRVTVLDNFLYRQNSLMDCCSEEGFQVVRGDCRDERLLTDLLRQADIIIPLAALVGAPLCDRDRIGAHTVNFEAVQLLCKLSSPQQRIIFPVTNSGYGIGRPGVPCTEESPLRPISLYGETKVKAERVVLDRGNTVTLRLATVFGVSPRMRMDLLVNDFVWHAVNDRAIVVFEGHCKRNYIHVQDVARTFLHAIDHFEEMKNRPYNVGLDDANLSKLELCREIRRLMPHFVSFEAPIGEDPDKRDYIVSNQRLLASGFKPEWSLERGIRELIKCYTIIKAGQYANV, from the coding sequence ATGACGACAACTTCCGCCCACGTGCTCGTGACCGGAGGAGCCGGCTACATCGGCTCCGTGCTCAGCAAACGGCTCCTCGAACAGAACTATCGCGTGACGGTCCTGGACAATTTTCTCTATCGCCAGAACAGCCTGATGGACTGTTGCAGCGAAGAGGGCTTTCAGGTCGTCCGCGGCGACTGCCGGGATGAACGGTTACTGACGGATCTGTTGCGACAGGCCGACATCATCATCCCATTGGCGGCCCTGGTCGGGGCGCCCCTCTGCGATCGGGATCGAATCGGGGCCCATACGGTCAACTTCGAAGCCGTGCAACTGCTCTGCAAACTGTCCTCTCCGCAGCAACGGATCATTTTCCCGGTCACCAACAGCGGGTATGGAATCGGCCGACCGGGCGTGCCCTGTACGGAGGAATCTCCGCTCCGTCCCATCAGTCTCTACGGCGAGACCAAGGTGAAGGCGGAGCGGGTCGTCTTGGATCGGGGCAATACCGTCACCTTGCGGCTGGCCACCGTGTTCGGCGTGTCGCCGAGAATGCGGATGGACCTGCTGGTCAACGATTTTGTCTGGCATGCCGTGAACGATCGCGCGATCGTCGTATTCGAGGGGCATTGCAAGCGCAACTACATCCACGTCCAGGATGTCGCGCGCACCTTTCTCCATGCGATCGATCACTTCGAAGAGATGAAAAACCGCCCCTACAACGTGGGACTGGACGACGCGAACCTGTCGAAACTCGAACTGTGCCGGGAGATCCGGCGATTGATGCCTCACTTCGTCTCGTTCGAGGCGCCCATCGGCGAGGATCCGGACAAACGCGATTACATCGTGTCCAATCAACGGTTGCTGGCGAGCGGCTTCAAGCCGGAGTGGTCGCTGGAGCGGGGGATCCGCGAGTTGATCAAGTGTTACACGATCATCAAGGCGGGCCAGTATGCCAATGTGTGA
- a CDS encoding D-glycero-alpha-D-manno-heptose 1-phosphate guanylyltransferase: protein MGSVGDCDVIILCGGLGTRLRTVLNDRPKPMALIDGRPFVSLLVEHFVRHGARRFIFCTGHRGEMIEEWFGRHRGGYDSLFVRDPFPLGTGGALAQAMALTRRNPVLVLNGDSFCEIDPTRLLRFHALKRARATIAVTHPDEREDTGSVELAEDDRILSVVEKSGSGTTGYRNAGIYVFDHAVESLFPRNSPWSLERDLLPRLVAQGFYGFVTASALYDIGTPERLAHFRNIWKEASAYLPAAPIHHEQRSISS, encoded by the coding sequence GTGGGCTCTGTCGGCGACTGCGACGTCATCATTCTCTGTGGAGGCCTCGGTACCAGGTTGCGGACCGTCTTGAACGATCGGCCCAAACCGATGGCTCTGATCGACGGCCGTCCCTTCGTGTCCCTGCTCGTCGAGCATTTCGTCCGTCATGGAGCCCGGCGATTCATTTTCTGCACTGGTCACCGCGGAGAGATGATCGAAGAGTGGTTCGGACGGCACAGGGGGGGCTACGACTCGTTATTCGTCCGCGACCCTTTCCCTCTCGGAACCGGTGGAGCCCTGGCGCAGGCCATGGCGTTGACAAGGCGCAATCCGGTCCTGGTGCTGAACGGTGACTCGTTCTGCGAGATCGACCCGACACGGCTCCTGCGTTTCCACGCGCTCAAACGGGCGCGCGCGACGATTGCGGTGACTCATCCGGATGAACGTGAGGACACAGGTTCGGTGGAACTTGCCGAGGACGATCGTATCCTGTCCGTGGTCGAAAAGTCCGGCTCTGGGACGACCGGATACCGCAACGCCGGAATCTATGTGTTCGATCATGCCGTCGAGTCGCTGTTTCCTCGGAACAGTCCCTGGTCCTTGGAGCGGGATCTGCTGCCTCGGTTGGTGGCGCAAGGTTTCTACGGATTCGTGACAGCCAGCGCCCTGTACGACATCGGCACTCCCGAACGTCTGGCGCACTTCCGGAACATCTGGAAAGAAGCGTCGGCATATCTCCCCGCGGCCCCCATCCATCATGAACAGAGATCGATCTCGTCATGA
- a CDS encoding HD-GYP hydrolase domain containing protein has translation MAPGKRIPVERLKPGMFIVGMDQPWYRTPFLFHKRLISNPDDIAQLTRHGIREVTIDPERGLDVDGETAPVAAQENLEPQPPAADPSPGTEETDAAQQDIRRRHAAAAKVAYHEATAAMERVFRELEAGQPPKVVTLKGIVSGLLNRILTHPESMMTQFCLEKMKRFDRTLASHGMDVCVLALIVAVEHGCEEADRETLGVGALLHDIGYVRLPRNLYRKSTPLTDHEKALMQQHPQLAATVLSQGDPLPEAVGRIIAQHHECPDGSGFPNKLKNGTVSQLAQLVGLADTYDGMVGTRNGRPPLLPHDAIRQLFVLGEKGRYDKALVEVAIKALGVYPIGSLIKLNTSECAVVMGINHEHRLKPKIRIISRPEGDKLKDPIDIDLTIANPDEPSRTILRALDPQQEHVDLQAYFETVSKP, from the coding sequence ATGGCCCCTGGCAAACGTATCCCCGTCGAACGACTGAAACCAGGCATGTTTATCGTGGGCATGGATCAACCTTGGTATCGCACGCCGTTTCTCTTCCATAAGCGGTTGATTTCCAACCCTGACGACATCGCCCAACTCACCCGGCATGGTATCCGTGAAGTCACCATCGATCCGGAACGCGGGCTCGATGTCGATGGTGAGACCGCTCCCGTGGCAGCCCAGGAGAACCTCGAACCGCAACCTCCCGCCGCCGACCCGTCGCCCGGTACCGAGGAAACCGACGCCGCACAGCAGGACATCCGGCGCCGGCATGCGGCGGCGGCCAAAGTTGCCTACCACGAAGCCACAGCGGCCATGGAACGGGTGTTCAGAGAACTGGAAGCCGGACAACCGCCGAAAGTCGTGACCCTCAAGGGCATCGTCTCTGGGCTCTTGAACCGGATTCTGACGCATCCGGAATCGATGATGACCCAGTTCTGCCTGGAGAAGATGAAGCGGTTCGATCGCACCCTGGCTTCTCACGGCATGGACGTATGCGTGTTGGCGCTCATCGTTGCCGTAGAACACGGCTGCGAGGAAGCGGACCGTGAAACCCTCGGTGTGGGCGCGCTGCTCCATGACATCGGGTATGTACGTCTCCCGCGTAACCTGTACAGAAAATCCACTCCCCTGACCGACCACGAGAAGGCACTGATGCAACAACATCCACAGTTGGCCGCGACCGTGCTGTCGCAGGGCGATCCACTGCCGGAGGCGGTCGGCCGTATCATTGCACAACATCACGAATGCCCGGACGGCAGCGGGTTTCCCAACAAGTTGAAGAATGGAACCGTCTCTCAACTCGCGCAACTCGTGGGGCTGGCGGATACCTATGACGGGATGGTCGGGACTCGCAATGGCCGCCCTCCCCTGTTACCTCACGATGCGATTCGCCAACTCTTCGTCCTGGGAGAGAAAGGCCGCTACGATAAGGCGCTGGTCGAAGTCGCCATCAAGGCCTTGGGTGTCTATCCCATCGGAAGTCTCATCAAGCTCAATACGAGTGAATGTGCCGTGGTCATGGGCATCAATCATGAACATCGCTTGAAACCAAAAATCCGGATCATCAGCCGTCCCGAAGGAGACAAACTGAAAGATCCGATCGATATCGATCTCACGATCGCGAATCCCGATGAGCCGTCCCGCACGATTCTCCGCGCCTTGGATCCGCAACAGGAACATGTGGATCTCCAGGCGTATTTTGAAACGGTTTCCAAGCCGTAA